GTGCATGATTTTTTCCCATGTCTTGGAGCATATCGTCAAATATTGCAGTGAGATTATATTCGGCGGTAGATATACCTCCGGTTAGATCTTCCGTAGCTTCTGTCGAGGACCCGCCATCCAGAGCACCCCACGAACCATAAAGCTTGGCGTAAGCTTTTACAAGCAATGCGCTCCAGAATTCGTTTCGATCACCCGATTGTACACATATTAATTTTCCGTTTTTCGTTGGCAGGAAATCGTCTATTACGACGTCCACCCATCTTCCGCAGTACCAAAATCTAAGTAAACGGATTACAATTAACAGCCAGTTTACACTGAGAACAATTCCGTTGTGTATGATAGTTGTTAAATAATATGTATCTTTATAATAAtgcttttgaaaattattgaaattacaaaagaaatttcgGTACAAGTTATTATTTAGTGTGTAAATTTTATGATTAAAGCGAGGTAGTTAAACCTGTTTATTTAATAAGCTACGTTCATCACGTTGAACAAGGCcttaaaatcaatttctcgttgcatcaaaatcaaattatctcaaggatcgtaaaaaaaatggcgCCCGAGCAatcataatttgaaaaaaatagtaacatGTACTAGATTTTCTGATTAAAGCaacaaacttattttcattttgtgtccagaactacatttttcagttCAGGCAAAAAAAATGGACAGTATACTGTGTAACGAGGTCGAGGTAAACTAGGTCTTTCCGGGCCGAGCGTGAGTTTGGAGTCTCAGGTgagccgaagacgaatattCCAAATACGCGGGGCGAAAAAACCGTTGCCTCCTTGCTGCACACGCTTCTTTACGTAACAAGAGTACGTAACGCACTTTTTGCGAAGCAAggaattgaggttagggtcgcgtgATGTCAGATTCGTttgcgacagcgcatgcgcacagtacagaaaagaccactttgAACTCCTAGGACTCAAAAGTGGTGTATTCAGTACTCCGCGCctgcgcattcgcagactcatTCGTCCGTCATAGAAACAGGtactttgtgtacggaaaaACGCGTGAAACATGCTCGCGTTATGTAAACTACTTTATATCGTACTGCCATGTTTTCCTCGCCTTTCGGCGCGTCTAAAGTGTATGCTTGTGTGAACCTTAGGGGTGGACCTTTCAAGGCCTTGGCCTTGAAAGTAATACTTTAGCCCCTTGGTACACAATGTCCTATTATTATACGCACTGTGTACTGTAAACCacaattagaaattttacTTAGAGTAAAAGAGTTGTGATAATAGCGATAGCTTGATTTCGTGCAGTCTGCAAGTGTAGACTCAATTTATGATACACATCTTCGAACAGACTTACCATCTTTTGTTTGAACAATACCGGAAGACAAAATTTACCTAAAATGGAATATTCcagcataatttttttcttcaaagctTTGATCCTCCGGTACGACTCGAAGGAACATATCTCGGTGCATCGCTAAATTGGAAATACTTGACAGAAGCCAACAATCACCAAACTTCCCTTGCTGAACATCGAATCGTGAAACTCCGTCAACAAATAGTTTTGGATTATCAACTATATCCtgggaaaaaatacacacatcTTGATTCATACCAGCCACTGATTCGGTCGAGTCTTGAATATTATGGAAACGATTGggattttgaaagtaaaagcGAGATACTTAACGGTTCGCAACATATCATTTAGCTTAACAAACATCATTTATCCACGACAGTTGTTAATACTTACCTTTGGGCGTAGCCACGTCACTCCTTGAACAAGTTTATTTTCCGCGTACCAGGCATAGACTGAATCCGGTTTTGAGAATGTCGTGTCTTCGAACAATTCTCCCGTACGCGCTCGTATTGCTAACCATTTTTGCTTCAGTTGATAAAAATCCTGAACATCTCCTCTCGGTCTGAGACCAGATCCGAGTTCTCCTAACTATCAAAAACGAAATGTGACCGTCATTTACTATCAATTCCTGGGTAGCCAGCTTGGCTGTGCTACTCCATTATTAAAGTATTGGATTACGAGTTTCAGTCAAACATAGTACTTGTCTCACTAAGGGGATATGCATCTGTACATGTGTAGACAtgagtgaatttttgaaatttacaacTCCATaaccaattattcaattcgatcGAAGTTTGATTCCTATAAAAGTATATAGGACTTCAAACGATCGccattttgttgaaaaaaaactcatcGTTAGAACCAGGATAAATTGTCAAGAATACTGTTTTCACACTTAAAGCTGATTAGTTAAGCCGTTACTGAGGTATCGTGAGTTATTTCTAAAAAACTATAAATGAAGCTTGATCTGCATGCTTTGGATGAAACAAAAGTCCATATAATTGAATACTAGGTTGTgttgttacaaatttcaagAATTCCCTCATTTCTTCAGCCATCCACTCGTGTACATGACCTTAATTATATATGTTGCAGCAACAGATAATACTGTCGAAAAATAGGAGCATAATTTGAGAGaccttgaaaattttgttcggTGAGTAGTGGTTATAGGCATTCCCAGAATTGATAATATCAGAAGAAAAGCACAGTGGCAGGCCATGCGAGGTGGAGTTCCTGTAATTAAAAAGATGCGGAATGActgttgaataattataatacttTTAATTGTGATTTCCATCCTACGAAAACTTTGAGAATTTTGCTGTCAGTTACAGTTATTCAGAGTGAACGTGACTCACCTTTTTCGCAACTCTTCATTGTGTCCACCAATATTGGATTTGGCCGTCTTACCAGAAGACGAAGTCATCGACATGATCGATGGATATATTTCAATGGGCAAGGATTGACAAGAgttcaaagaataaaaaagaaaagacttGGGTATAAATCCGGTTTTGGAAGATGTGAGATCAAccaaaccaattttttttataaaagtatGAACTTTTTTGCACAAACGCTTCAACGAGTTCGGTAGTAAGTGGATAACTGGTACTTATAGTCACGCGGATAGGAGGTTTAGGCTATCCGATTTTTGTGGGGGAAAAACAGGAAACCGCCGAACCACAACACCTTAATCTTATCGCAATTCAAGTCGCAAGACCTAATTAATGATCTCAGCTACTCGAATCAACTTTAATTAACGCCAcgcaaaatttcatttccgctctaattattttcataatataaaTCAGTTGCTTACCAATATATTGATTAAGATTTGCGCAGGTTCAAGTTTGCTAACGTAAGTCACTGATTAAAGTAATAACATTTAGAAACGATAGGGATCCGTTTTAACCAACGGTGGAAAAGCcgtatttcaaattaaattaaaattattcatatgcatcggtaagaaaaattatttcgaatgaTGAAACCTCACACagtatatacataaaattttaaatatcgcCCAAAATATTCACTACATTAACAACGAGTCGATCACCATCACGACTGTAATCATTAGCGGTCGATCAACAACACCAATTGCAATATTTGTTTCAACTATGGTCACCGAAACTTCAAAGGCTAACGTAGTCATTCCTATTGAATGCGAAGCATTAAGTTCAAGCACTCGTCTAACAATTCGACTAATCTCGTTCAATTTAAACGTCAATATTATACGCAAATGGGGTTTCTAAGTACGACTAATGATCAGAGCTTGTACTGTTCACCAGTACTTCGTGTATTTCTTCCGTATTCGGAACTCTCAATACCTTCAGCCGTAATGCGACGCGCGAAAAAAGTCAAACTCTATTCCGAACTCATGGCAAACACTTTCAAATACATTCGCTGGAGTGGGCATTGGTTTCCTACCGACGACCTCGACGCGAACAGCCCCAAGTTTCtaagttttgaatttttcagatcACTGATTCTCACTCTGACAATACCTTTGCAAGTGATCCCATGCATCATTGACTTGGTATTGAAAATACCGGATATGCCAAAGGTATAAACATGAATAGAGTAATAATAAATCAGTCATTTTTGATTATGAAATCATGAGGTTTGACGTTTACCTATAACTTTGATCAATAACTTCTAGGTGATTATGAATGCCATAAGCACTCTTTACGGCATTCAGACATTCTGCAGAGTAATTTTCATCGGCGTAATGAGAAAAGACatttggaatattttcaaagaatttgacaattttcaagTACCCGCGTCGTTTCGTCTTCTCCGTGATCAGGTACTTCCTGAATAAGAGTTTCTTTATAGTACATATCGATTTTTGGCAAACTAAAAACATAAATACATGTCTCCAAACAATGGACAGAATGCGGCCTCGAAGGCGTTCAAAACTTCGAACACATTATTTCTGGGAATATTCTTCGTGGCACAATTTACAGGATGCTTATTCACTGTCGCACCATTTGTAATGTCATATGAGGCACGAATTCAAAAACTTAAGTTATTGGCATTGAACGGAACAGTACCTCACGTCCTGGTATACGAAGCTTGGTATCCCTTTGATATATCTCGATTTCCAGTTTACCAGGTAAAGTAATACAGTGAACTCAGCAAACTTTAGCAGATTCTGTTTTGTTGTTAATCATCGTGATAACATCTCGTACAGGATGATATGAACTTGACGAATACTTGTATTCCATTGCAGCTCACTATACTATTCCAATCCTTCTGCGGCTGTGTTTGGATCAACATGACTTCAACTTCGGATGCtatttttcttgcaattaTTATTCGTGAAGCGGAGGAATTCAATGTCTTACATAATATGCTGGTCATACTTTCCAATGTAAAAACGCACAGAGTCAAAGAAAGGTCTGCACAAACAATTAGAAATAGCCTCGTTCGACATTCCAGTTGCACCGAGTGGCCCGAGGATCCaaatattttgttgatttCCTGGATTGAGCACCATCAACTTGTACTCCGGTAAATATACAAACGTTTTTTAAACCTCGAATATACGTATGAGCTACATATCAGTGATAAGATTGAATGAGTTAGTCTGAATTGTCGGTAAAAATTGCTAACTACTTTACAGTATCCTAGTAGAAATAAGGAAAACGTTTTCCGTTTTCGTCTTCATTGTAGTTGGATGCAACGCATTGTCTTTGGTTCTTTTGGCATACATCGGAGCTACGGTAATATTTTCCgtgtttatgaaaaaatttactacaATAATTGAGTAGCttaatgatattattatttcattacagATTAAAGACGTGACTGCATTACTTTCAATGATCAGTTTCTTGTTTGTCGTTACGGCACAATTGTTCAGCTTTTCCTGGTACACGGTGAAACTGACAACGAGAGCCGAAGAGATGTCTCAAGAATTGCTCAGGATTAATTGGTGGGAAGCTCCTGTTTCCTATAAAATGTCTTCGAAATTCGTATCATTAAGAGCATTGAAAACTGTATCGATATCTGGAATGGGATACTTCGATTTGAATCTGGAAATGTTTTTATCGGTGAGTTGTATTGGTAGATTTATGGCTTGAGACTGAGGTTCTATATAGTTTAAGGGTTGGCCTGAAGTATATTGATATGAAAGTGTATCACGTTAGGTGTGCtaattacttcatttttaagATTGTTCAAGGTGCTTCATCGTATTTCATGGTCCTAATTCATTTGACAAGTGACGAATAAATCGCGTCAGATTCCGGGAAACAACAAAACATACAGGATATTATTCGTGTATGACAATTCATGGTGGATTCAACCTGTGTAAAAAGTGCATACTTTGACTGCTGATTCCTCAGCTTTCGACGAATGTAAAGACAGGATATTGGTGAAGACGGATTTTGTCAATGCGCACTAGTGACAAGTATAAGTTACACCCAGGAAGATTGTGTTTGCACTAAACAACTTAATTTGTTTGAACGGTAGCACATTTCGCAATTTTACATTCTTGGCGCGGAAAAAACTGATAATACTGCCCAAGTGTAATATAAAAACGTAGACCTGAGTGGTGGCGTTGTAAGCTGCAAGTttcctgaaacaaaaaatacagaGTTCGATCTGCCTACCCAGACAGCACAAGATTTAGTTGTCATTAACGATTAGCGAGACTATTGGGAGCtaagatatatatttgaagATATATATTTCCCACCTCTCACAAATATACTAATATTCCGTATTCCTACAAGCCAATGCATAACTTATTCTTCATCGAGTTCAAGTCCTTTTGTTTTGTAATTGTAAGTTCTAATTACACTGGAGGTATCGATTTCAACATTCATCAAAGCTCAGAATCAACTTTCGATGAATAACAATTTCTCACTCAGCAGTGTTTTCTTGAACGTTAAGAATGAATCATTAATACCAATTTAAACTAGTTTTTGCCTTTCATACTAATTCTTTTTCCGACCGTCCATTCTCCgcgtaaaatattaattactgAAAACTTTTGTTCAATAAACTTAGGTtgacccctttgcatttttggcgaaattGGACGATTCTagaaagtgctgaaatgaattatttgacgcgctattccgacgtaattgtgcgagagaaatcgattaagcgcagtcccgatacgctgcgatcatgttatgaaaagttacagccgaaaaacgatgAATTTCACTCGCTATTTCTCTCctgctggtcctacgctctttccgctgcgttttctgagtttctgagggtccaattagtcagaatagggtcatacaaatcgaatcggagacccaaaattttcggtcgaaaatcaagaaaaagtaaggctaacctctttgcatttttggcgaaacttttcgcgattttgaaaagtgctggaataaattaatcgtggcactattccgacgtaattttgcaacagaaatcgattgggcgcaggcccaatacgctgctatcaacgcatcaaaagttacagccaaaaaacgggaacctgtgttgtcgacatttttcagcgggtgctttttccttcgccatttctctcctgttgatcctacgctcttttcgctgcgttttctgagttcctgagtgtccaattagtcaggaaaaggtcgtacaaatcgaatcggagacccaaaattttcggtcgaaaaatgaagaaaaagtaaggctaacccctttgcatttttggcgaaacttttcgcgactttgaaaagtgctggaataaattaattgtggcactatgcCGACGTAATATTGcaacagaaatcgattggccgcaggcccaatgcgctgcgattattgtatagaaagttacagccgaaaaacgaaaacctgtgttttcgacatttttcagcgggtgctttttccttcgccatttctctcctgttggtcctacgctcttttcgctgcgttttttgagtttctgagggtccaattagtcagaaaagggtcgTACAAaccgaatcggagacccaaaattttcggtcgaaaaacgaagaaaaagtaaggctaacccctttgcatttttgccgaaaattttcgcgattttgaaaagtgctggaataaattaattgtggcactattccgacgtaattttgcgagagaaatcgattgggcgcaggcccaatacgctgcgattattgtatggaaagttacagccgaaaaacgaaaacctgtgttttcgacatttttcagcgggtgctttttccttcgccatttctctcctgttgatcctatgctcttttcgctgcgttttctgagttcctgagtgtccaattagtcaggaaaaggtcgtacaaatcgaatcggagacccaaaattttcggtcgaaaaatgaagaaaaagtaaggctaacccctttgcatttttggcgaaacttttcgcgactttgaagagtgctggaataaattaattgtggcactattccgacgtgattttgcgagagaaatcgattaaggtataaaaagttacagccgaaaaacgatgaatttcactcgccatttctctcctgttggtcctacgctcttttcgctgcctTTTCTTGGATCCTGAAGGTCCAATTAGTCTTGAAAGGGTcttacgaatcgattctgagcaGCCAAGTTTTTAGCCCacaaaaaaagtaaggcaGAATATTTACAACAGCCTACTTCACACGAAGTTGCCTTTGACTTGTAAATCAATCGATCAATTTACTAACtggacaatttttatacaaatcaAAATTGTCtaaaaacattaattttttagctaaacatgtataatatacccaCAGATCATAAATAATCATTAGAACCCATTAGTCTTTATGAATCTCAAACTATATATAAATGATATAGATCGTAACTCTGGATTGTTAGTTgagtgacgaaaaaaaattatggtcaAATTtagtgaataataaatttgattcaTATGTAGATACACCAAAATCGGAGGCTGGACTCGACAGGTTAAATGCACATACCAATGacacatttttataaaataaatccagAACATGCATTCTTGACAATCAAATTGACCACGCCACACTCTCTCCCTAAATCATCTGGCTATCGGCGGCATCCACGGCATCAGTGCCTACGGCACGTGAATTTGATAAGGTTTTAAGCAAACTGTTCACGATGCGAGAGGGACGGATCAAAGGTATCTCCATTGCGTTATCTCTTTCTATTAGCCCCCCACCACGAGAATAAGCGTTCCAGTATATCTCTATTTCAGTAATCCAACCACGAAGTAATTCACGGGTGCTTTCCGAAACTAGCTGGTAGCGCTGTAGACTCCTTGTGACAGGCAGAGCTAATAAAAATAAGGCCCAGTTCCACAACTTGACATTAAACCCATCAAATCATAATAAACCGAGTTTACCGCATAAACTTGGTTTAACAAAAGATAACTGTTACTTTGCGTTCCACAATACCAAAATCTCCGGTTTCAATCAAGAAGTTGTGGAATTGGTGATTTTTGGAACGCACCCTACATCAAAGGAAAGCAGCCAAGCTATCTAGCCAAGATAGATTCTGATGGATTTGGGACCACTCGATATTCGAACAAGCGAACGCAACCCCTTTTGTGCAATGGTCGAAGTCACAATGAAGACCTTGTGAATTTGTCTCtactaaaattaaaataacattAAACGATATTCGGAAGTTGGAAATTGATTACTTAAAATATCAATGATTTCCAAAGCTGCAGTAGGCATCGCTGCCGGAATTGCCGGCAGTATATTTATAGGGTATTGCTTTTACTTCGACCAAAAACGGCGAGGCGATCCAGACTTCAAAAAGAAATTACGCGAACGTGAGTTACACGCCCATCGACTATCATTGTCATCAATATCCCACATATCGATCCACCGTAATTCTACTTCGCATCGACACTTCCTAAAACGAACGTCAAAGTCAACTCTGCGTTCCTTAACCCTGCTTTCAAAACCGACATCACTTCTGAATGTTTTGGTTTGTTACATAGTAATGCATGACAAGGTATCTGGACACACATTAGACTCATATCGCTGCTGAAGACTTTGTTAACTGCTTTGACGTCACTGTGTCATTGCATCTTCATTACCggcaaaatttataaaaaattttcaacaaacagTTATTCATAAAGTCATGCTTATTACCAGGGAGAAGAGCAAGGAAACAGGCTCAAAAGGCTGGAACAAAAATACCTGATCTTAAAGATCACGAAGCGATGCAGAGGTTCTTCTTCCAAGAGGTATGGATGTGTTGTTATTGATAAACGAGAGaagtttgaataaacaaatggCTCAAAAACAATACTAGGAAATCAGTACAAAGGAGTGCATCTTTTACTCTTTTAAAACCATTTACAGATGTATGAATTAATCAATTCTGATTTCATCATGTACATCATATGAGTTAGACGAGACACCACGCATCTAGATCCAAAAATTTAAAGGGAGTCATTTCCTTGTTTCAGTGCtatgtatttttgtttgtgtTTTGCAAAAAGTATTAAGAAGAAATACATTTCTTTAGTATTCGACTTGGTACTATGGACCATAGAAAAACAAAGTCAACTTGACCATGATAGaaaatgtgaataatttttttctctaatccttcatacatatatacgcaaATGATCTACAGATCGTCAAATATGATACAAtcgatataaatattcaacctGTAAATCAATTGACTTTTTATAATCATGTGTATGTTTGAGTGTCGAAGACTGAAATAATTGTTCAACTCTAgcataaatttatttcctcTGATCATCGTTAGATGCCctaattattcaataatataatcaatgaataatgtttttgtttgaaattctcaACAGGTTCAGTTGGGCGAAGAGATGCTGGCGGGTGGCGACCTCGACGGAGGTGTTGAGCATTTGGCAAATGCAGTCACAGTTTGCGGACAGCCTAATCAGCTCCTGCAAGTTCTACAGCAAACACTTCCGCCACAAGTTTTCCACCTCCTACTACAAAGACTTCCGTCAGTTGGCCAGGTTTGTATTAGATTGAACATTATAACAGCATAATATACCCCTTGCACatgtttttcttataattttgttgaatcaagGTTTTTCATTGTATAATCTTGATAGAGTGAAGCATAATTGATCTATAGTTGCTTCTAAtcgatgaatatatttattaataatagaGTACATCTATAAATTCTTATAACTGTATATATCACCAATCTGTTTCTTACCCTGTTTGTCATTTGTGTGGAACTTAGTAAAAATGAGGGTCATCGACGAAACCACTATTTGTTGCCAGCCTTTTAGTCTTGAGTGCatacgattttcaaaataattcgttgaaatatgcaaGGTGATGCCTTTCTATCAGcttgatgaaataaaactaGAAATGTATGTTACTCACTGTTGGGCATCCAATAGACTTTGTTACTTGGACAGGACAGACTGTAACTGATGAAAGCTGGTCAGTCGTGAAGTTGTTTTCTTCTAAAATAGAGTAAAGATGAAGGAAACACAATTATGGTTTTTTTATGCGTTATTTACCTCCAATACTACAAATTTCCACACCGTTCTAAATTTAAATAGTGATAGTATTTAATGCCTAAGCAAATCACGGTTCAGAATAAGGTACATATTTTTCCATGATGTTACAGAAAATCGGATCTCAGACAGCGATGGCAGAAGAAGATGTTGAATAGCAAAGCAGCAAATAACACGTTGGTTATtcctaaataaaaaaaaagaatgttaGTAGATTATACGATCGTTTTAGCCAAAATAATTGACTGTTAATTTCTTACTCTATCACAAAATCCTAAGTCATACTATTTAATGTAGTTACGTAACATCTAAACAAATATTTCGTTAGCTTCATGTTGTGTACTGAGATGCAATTCGTTGAAGTAAAAACGACACTTCTGACGTTCAACGGTCTAAGAAATAGATTTGTAAAAATGCAATGCACGCGCGCCAGTGAATAACAATTTATTCTATAATAACGTGGTGaataaacaacaattttacgtACGAAAATCCGTCAACAGCCTTATTGCTGCttgaagagaaataaaaactcGAAACGCTTTTTCTGCTTCATATAATGCTACAAGTAATTAGCAATACAGTAATATATATGCTAAAGGTATCAACAGGATATTTAACAGAGTAAAAGTAGCTCATACCAATCTTTCCAtgcatacaaatttttaatttcactccCACTACTATTTGCGTTCAACGCAAACGATTATTTCAACGGGAATACTATAATAACTTATAGGATGAACCTCATTTACGACATAAAAAATCGTATcttgatcgaaaaatatagaaaccTTTTCCTGCACTCCTGGAAAACCAAAGGAACACTGACACAATACTGTTGTCTTGTCACAACAAATCACTGGTGTTTCAAGCAGATCACCTTCAATAGTTTGAAGAGGGTACGAAACTTCAAGTCATAATGACAAAATGTTGactgttttttaaattttatcacacTATTAATAATTGACAAACCCAAGGTTTATTTTGCCCAATAAAGTAATCGGTTTATGAAAAGAAGGATTCCATCAATGGTTAGTTGAATTAAATCGCTACGTTGTACATGTAGAGGACGATGAATTTTCCACTGGATATTCAGTAATGATTTAACATGTAAATTGAATCTCTTATTCGCATTAtcaatgtcaaatttttacatgTCAATCGTATTCGGACTGTTTTTTCCTCTGCAATACCGATAAGGagatagaatttgaaaaacaatgtgTGTATGATAGATAACGTTGTCCTCTGGAAAGACAATACAGTACAATTTTACCTGTTCGGTGTGCCTCTATTGATACGAATAATTTGAAGATTTTTACACAATTAAAAACTGTCAGTCTTGTACACAtcatataataattgattgagTGTTTTTTGGCTTCCGACATGCCTAAGGTAAGTTTgaaacatacgtacatacataacacatacctacatgtatacacattgCCTTTTCATTCCTGAAAAATTTGCGTTCATCTTGAACAAAATacgatataaatattcaaaaactcCATTCCGAAATACAAGTTTCACTTACGTGTTAGTTTTTTCCCTTTTGTATTTGAAATatcgatcatttttcttcaaggaaattaattatattaccaATTAACACCAAATAAGCCAATTTGAATTATATTAACTCATTTAAAATctgtttttattatcaattattcttCGTATTCATATTACATCTaatgtacaataaattttctttgtgACTACactcttttctctctcctctgAATCTCTCAATCCATAATGTAAACTGTACTTAATATACCAACTATAAAATGGTAAATGaattaaatacatatgtttatatacGTGTTCTGTATATCAAGttcttattaaaaataataacagtaatttCTTAgttgtatatacaatatatataaatatatatattacttcGGTATGTACAAACAAGAGCGCTTTGGTACTAatgttaaattaaaaaaaaaatttctagatCCAGCGCGAAAGaaaatacaatatataataattatttttaaatcataacATGAGTTACTCAAAATGATCAGCTCACGCGTTTTCTCATTatcaatacaattttttaacaatctCTAAATTACCCAACAACATTATGATCAGACAAATTCTCCGAT
This region of Neodiprion fabricii isolate iyNeoFabr1 chromosome 7, iyNeoFabr1.1, whole genome shotgun sequence genomic DNA includes:
- the LOC124187054 gene encoding odorant receptor coreceptor-like codes for the protein MGFLSTTNDQSLYCSPVLRVFLPYSELSIPSAVMRRAKKVKLYSELMANTFKYIRWSGHWFPTDDLDANSPKFLSFEFFRSLILTLTIPLQVIPCIIDLVLKIPDMPKVIMNAISTLYGIQTFCRVIFIGVMRKDIWNIFKEFDNFQVPASFRLLRDQNAASKAFKTSNTLFLGIFFVAQFTGCLFTVAPFVMSYEARIQKLKLLALNGTVPHVLVYEAWYPFDISRFPVYQLTILFQSFCGCVWINMTSTSDAIFLAIIIREAEEFNVLHNMLVILSNVKTHRVKERSAQTIRNSLVRHSSCTEWPEDPNILLISWIEHHQLVLRILVEIRKTFSVFVFIVVGCNALSLVLLAYIGATIKDVTALLSMISFLFVVTAQLFSFSWYTVKLTTRAEEMSQELLRINWWEAPVSYKMSSKFVSLRALKTVSISGMGYFDLNLEMFLSVLHRISWS
- the LOC124186432 gene encoding mitochondrial import receptor subunit TOM20 homolog; the encoded protein is MISKAAVGIAAGIAGSIFIGYCFYFDQKRRGDPDFKKKLRERRRARKQAQKAGTKIPDLKDHEAMQRFFFQEVQLGEEMLAGGDLDGGVEHLANAVTVCGQPNQLLQVLQQTLPPQVFHLLLQRLPSVGQKIGSQTAMAEEDVE